The following is a genomic window from Chitinispirillales bacterium.
AAAATCTTTTTTCTTTTTTTTTTTAACGCGGGGGGGCGTGTTCCCCCCCAAATAGCGGGGAAAATAAAATACAAAATGGGGGGCGCCCCCCCCCCCCCCCCCCCCCCCCCGATAAGTCTTTGTTTTTCAGGCGCTTACGTGTATTTATCTAATATAATATTTCGATATTATATCACCGTATTTCGTAAAGTTTCTTTTACGATAATTTATTCCTTATCATATAGTTTACAAAAAATTGTTTTCGTGAATAAATTTTATTCGAGTTTTAAAGGCATCGACGCAAACCGCCGCATTCGGCAAGAAGGAGAAGTTCTATGAAGAACAAAACAAATCTATTGAAAATATTGGCGACAATAACGATCGCCTTAACAACCATGTTCCTCACAACCGCCCATGCAGGAACGTTTACATACACCGACATCAACGAAGCCGGAACGCTCTTTGCCACACTTGATGACGACGGCACGCTGACCATATCAGGCGACGGCGAGATGGACGACTGGGATTCGTATGACGAACAGCCATGGTTCTACGAGAACGAAGAAATCCGCAAAATCGTATTTACCGGAAACATTACCCACATAGGCGAAGAGGCGTTTAGTAACTGCGCCAATCTTTCTACAGTCGTAATTCCCCAAGGAGTAACGACGATTGGCGGCTGGGCGTTTCAATACTGCGAAAAACTTAAATCCGTCACCATAGGCAAAGACGTTGAAACCATCGGCGAATGGGCGTTTTACGATAACCCCAGCCTTGAGGAATTAACGGTAGCCTCCGGCAACACTAACTTTAGCGTTGTGAACGGAGCGCTTCTTACTGACGACGGAAAGACACTTGTGCAGTACACTACCGCCAAACCCGCAGACAATTACACCATACCCGCAGGCGTCGAATTTATCAGAAACGGTGCGTTTGCCTACTGCTACGGTATCGGTTCTCTTGTTATTCCCGACCACGTTATCAAAATCGGTGATTTTGCGTTTGCAAATTGCGGCAACCTTGCGACAGTCTCAATCGGCAACGGAGTTGAGATAATTTTCGGCGATGCGTTTGCGGACTGCGGCGCGCTTACGGAAATCAACGTATCAAAGGACAACGCATACTACGCTTCCTCAGGCGGAGCGCTGTTTGACGGCGACATGAAGAAAATGCTCAAATATCCCGAAGGCAAACAGGGAGCGTACACCATACCCGCAGGCGTTGAAACCATAGACCTAAACGTGTTTGCAAATTGCATGGAGCTTACATCGATAGTTATCCCTTCAAGCGTAAATTTTATCGGCGACTGGGCGTTTGCGTCATGTAAGAACCTTTCGTCGGTAACCGTCGGCAGCGGAGTTGAGATAATCGGCGGCTCGGCGTTTAACGGATGCACTGCACTCAAAACCATAACAATACCTGCAAACGTAACATTTATATTCCCCGATGCGTTTGCGAACTGCGACGCGCTTACGGAAATCAACGTAGCGGCGGAAAACAATGATTATACTTCGATTAACGGTGCGCTCTTCAACAAAGACAAGACGACGCTTATTCAGTATCCGACATGTAAGCAGGGAGCATATACGGAAATGCCCGCCTCCGTTACAACAATTACCAACAGTGCGTTTAGCGGATGCAAAGGTCTTACGGCGATTACCATAGGCGAAAACGTTGAAACCATCGGTCATTATGCATTCTTTCAATGCGAAAAACTCGCTTCGGTAAATCTTCCGGCAAGCGTTACAGAAATCGGAGACTGTGCGTTTAAAGGGTGCGAAAGTATGGCGGAACTCGTATTAGGCGGCGGAGTCGAGATAATCGGCGAATGGGCGTTTGCCGAATGCAAGAACATTACTTCGGTTACCATTCCGGCAAGTGTAACCGACATTGGCGAATATACGTTTTTCAACTGTGAAAGTATGACACAACTTGTCGTCGGCGAAGGCGTTGAAACCATCGGCAACAGTGCGTTTGAAGGCTGCGCAAGCCTTACTTCTGCAAATCTTCCTCAAGGCGTAACCGACATTGGCGACTGGGCGTTTGCAGGCTGCGAAAGCCTTGCTTATCTTACCATTCCGGCAAGTGTAACCGACATTGGCTACATGGCGTTTTTCAATTGTGCAAGCCTTGCTTCGGTAAAAGTATCATGGGGAACCGTCGGCGATCTTCCGCTTATCCAAGATGATGCGTTTCGTGAATGCCGGACGGAAACGGTATGGCTTGATGTACCTGCCGGCAAAGAAGACATGTATGCCGCAGCGGACGTATGGCAGGGTTTCTATATTGAAGGCAAATCCGCAAAGCCGAGCGGACAGTGCGGCGATTATCTGTATTATGAGTACAATCCGGCGACGGCAACGCTTACGATTGAATACACAGGCGCTGACCCGAACACGCAGACGGGCGATATGTGGGACGAAAATGATGATTCTCGTTTTCCCAACGGGACGATGCCATGGGTTGAGGACAACTACAGTGACAAAATCCGCACGCTTGACCTGCAAGAGGGAATAACGTACATCGGTTTCGACGCTTTTTATCACTGCACGGCTCTGACCGATGTAAATATACCGCAGAGTGTTACAAGAATTGGCATGTGGGCGTTTGACCAATGCCATAAACTTACTTCAATAACCATACCGGCAGGCGTAATCGAAATCGGCGGCAATGTGTTTAACGGCTGCAGTGCGCTCACGGAAATTAACGTAGCGATGGAAAACAATAAATACGCTTCGGTGGACGGAGCGCTGTTCAACAAAGACAGGACGACGCTGTATATGTGTCCGGAAGGCAAGCAGGGAGCATACGCCGTACCTGTAGGCGTTCTGCACATTGAATCGTTCGCGTTTTTCAATTGCGATAAATTGACTTCGGTAAGCATATCTGCCGACGTAAAGACGATTGGCATACAAGCGTTTTTCAATTGCAGAGCGCTCACGGAAATTAACGTAGCGATGGAAAACAATAAATACGCTTCGGTGGACGGAGCGCTGTTCAACAAAGACAAGACGACGCTCGTGTCGTATCCGGGGGCGAACAGAGAGGCATACTCCGTACCGACAGGCGTTCGCGTCATTGAAGCGTTTGCGTTTGGTACCTGCGCAAGTCTCACGTCTTTAGACCTTCCGGAGGGCATTGAGCGTATCGAAGAGTATGCGTTCTACAACGCAAATCTTACGTCTGTAAATCTGCCTGAGAGTATTGAGTATATAGGCCGTGGCGTGTTTGATATCCGGTCGCTCACGTCCGTTACCAACCATGCCGCCGCGCCTCTTAAGTCTCCCGACCTTGACGAAGACGCGTTCGGCTATCTTGACCTTAGTCTGTGTACGCTTTATGTACCGACGGGGTCTGTGGCGGCATATAAAGCGGCTCCGTTATGGGAAGACTTTGCCGTGATAAGTGCGATTACATACTCGGTAACATATTTGCTTAACGGAGGAGTGGGCGGCGCTCCGACCCAAACGCCAAAGGCTCCAGGCGCGACGTTTGCGGCGGCATCGCTTCCTGCAGGCGTTACCGCACCGTCGGGCAAGCATTTTGTCGGCTGGAATACTAAGGCGGACGGCAGCGGCGAAAATTATTCGGCGGACGCGAACGTAACCATGCCTGCGAGTAATCTTACTCTTTATGCGATGTGGGAAACGGATGAAGACGATACGCCAATCCGTGAGTTCAATAAGTCTGACGGGCGCACGGGGATTAGACTGTTAAGCAACATAGTCTCCGACAAGGCGGTTATCACTATCGACTTACCCGACAACGAGAGAGTTTCTCAGGTTAAAGCGGTAATCTATGACAATGTTGGTAATGTGGTGTTTGAGAAGACTGAGAGAAGCAGTAAGGTTGAATGGAATTTGATTAATTTTTCGGGACGTTACGTTGCTAATGGGATGTATATGATACTTGTCGAAGCGAAGAGCGTTAGCGGAAAAACCTATGCGTATTCCGCTAAACTGGGAGTAAGAAAATAATATGGCGCTGGATTGCTTCGCTGCGCTCGCAAAGACAGGACAGACTTGTCATTACGGAGAAAAGAGTGAGTAACGACAATTCGTCATTGCGAGAAATGTAACGACGAAGTAGTCCAGAGGACGAAAGAATATAGGAAAGAAGAATTACTAAAAGGAGTGTCGTATGCAAAGTAACGGTAAAATTTTCAAAATAGCGGCGGCGATTTGTATCGCCGTCGTCCTCGCCATTCCTATTACGACGCAGGCAAAACCGGTCGAATTAAAAGACGCTCAAACTATGGCGCAAAGATTCACGGAGTCAAAACGCGGACAATCGACAAAAGCGAACGTTCAATTAAAACATACCGCCAAAAAACAGGGACAAAAACCTGGCGGCGGTTCTGTTAGCGGAAACGTCGCACAAAGCGCACCGGACGATATTGCTTCATATTATGTCTTTAACATAAACGAAGACGCAGGCGGCGGATTTGTAATTGTGGCTGGCGACGACGCGGTAAAGCCGATACTTGGATACTGTGAAAACGGAAGTTATGACGAGAATGATTTGCCGCCCAACTTTGCTTACTGGATGAATTATTTACAGGAGCAAATAGTTTGGGCGCAGGAACAAAACATTCCACAGAGTGAAAATATTCGTCAGGAATGGGAGAGTTACATGGCGGAAAATGTTCCCGTAACGACAAACGCGGCAAGCGCCGTTTCTCCGCTTATACAGACAAAATGGGACCAAACTTCGCCGTATAACAATATGTGTCCGACGGATGGCGGCAATCGCAGCGTAACCGGATGTGTGGCGACGGCTATGGCGCAAATAATGAAATATTACAATCATCCGCTTCGCGGAAACGGGCAAAGCCTATCTTATACCGGAACTGATGGAGTATTCGTACCGTCGGTAAATTTCGGCGCGACTACTTACGATTGGAGCAATATGCAAGATACATATACGTCAAGCGCTGCCGATACACCGCAAAATAATGCGGTAGCGACCTTAATGTATCATTGCGGAGCGAGTGTGAAAATGAATTACGGCTTCGATGCAAGCGGAGCTTATTCCAGTGATGTTCCGTTAGCATTAACAACTTATTTCGGATATGACAAAAGCATTCAACGCAAACAAAGACAACACTACGGCGATGAGGAATGGGAGGCAATGCTTACCGGACAGATAGATGCCGGACTTCCTGTGTATTACAACGGGGAGGACACAATATACGGCGGGCATGCTTTTATTCTTGACGGATACGACGAGTCAGGCAGGTTTCATTTCAACTGGGGATGGGGTGGCTCACAGGACGGATATTTTGTAACCACAATGTTGAATCCGAACATATATAAATTCAATCAAGGTCATGGGATTATCATCGACATCAAACCTGACGAAGGTGGCGTTGCTTTCGGTTATGAATTTGCGCTGACAGGACTTTCCTCTAATAAGAACACAGCGTTTCACAATGATGCGTTTACCGTCTCAATATCAAGATTGTCAAACGAATCTGTTTTGGGTATTTTTCCCGGCGGGCAGTTGAATGTTGCATTAGTTGATGACAGTGGTAATATTTTAGCGCTTACAGCAACGGCAAGCAAGAATATAGGAAGTTTGCCAAATGGCTATGTATATTCCGACTTGACATTCAACTGCGTTGCGCCGAACACGATAGCGTTAGGGCAATACAAACTGAGAATTGTTACCAGACCGACAGGCGGCGATTGGAAAATAGTTACTGTCGGCAATCCAAACAGCATTGATTTTACAATAGTATGTATAGATGCGCAAGAACCGACAATATCCGTACAGCCGCTTGACACTGCGGTAATTGTGGGTGAGAATTACGCTTTAAGCGTATCGGCAAGCGTGACCGACGGCGGAACGCTTAGTTATCAATGGTTTTCAAACACGTCGGCAAGTAACAGCGGCGGCGCGGTAATTATCGATGAAACGGATTCCTGCATAAACGTACCTGCGGATATTTTGGGAACGTATTACTATTATGTAGAAGTAACGAACACAAACGACTATGCGACGGTAAACAAGACTGTAACGACAACAAGCGATGCAGCCGCGGTAACGGTGAACAGTGCGGTTCCGAACGTCGTTTGGCCTGTTGCGACAACGATAACTTACGGTAACGCGCTTTCGACATCGACGCTTAGCGGCGGAAGTGCGACCGGTACAGGCGATGTAAGTATCTTGGGCGTATTTGCGTGGGATGACGGCTTAATTACTCCAACGGTAACAAATACCGGCTACGGCGTAACGTTTACACCCGACGATAATAAATACCTGCAAGTAACAAAAGACGATTTGGCGATAACGGTAAATAAAGCAACTCCGGCATACACAGAAACAGCGCCGACAAACATGTCTGCAATCTATGGCGAAACCTTGGCGGATGTTGCAGAATTGCCAAGCGGATGGTCTTGGATGATCCCTGCGACTTTGGTAGGAGCGGCGGGAGAACAGACGCACAAGGCTAAGTTTACGCCGATCGACGTCGCTAACTATAATGTTGTAGAAAACATTGACGTTAAAGTGAATGTAGCGAAGGCGATAGGCGCAACGGTTACCGCTCCGGTTTTTGCAAGCAAAACGTATAACAGCGTTACGATAAACGAAATAGTCGCTCCGGCAAACGGACAAGTTGTGAACTATGCGATAAATACTTTAAACGCCGCTCCTGCCGACGCGGTTGCGTGGAAAACCGCTTTGACATTTACGGGTCTTCTTCCCGATAAGGATTATTACATATTCGCCCGTACGGCTGAAAACGCAAATTACAAATCGGGCGCGGTTTCTTCGGCTATACATGTAACAACCGATGCGGACGGCGCAAATCCTATATTTAAGGATAAGAATCCCGACAGGCGCAGCGGCATTAGGCTGTCGAGTAATATTGTGTCGGACAAGGCGACTATCGCCATAGATTTACCGAACAACGAGAGAGTTTCGCAGATGAAAGCAGTCTTTTATGACAATACCGGAAACGTTGTATTTGAGGCTGAAGGAAGAGGCGGTAAGATTGAGTGGAATTTGACGAATAACGCCGGAAGAAATGCGGCGAACGGTACATATTTGGCGGTTATCGAGGCGAGAGGAAATAACGGAAAAACATACAAATACTCGACTAAAATTGGAGTAAGACGATAATGTGACGGCTGGATTGCTTCGCTACGCTCGCAAAGACGGCAACAATTGGCTCGCAAATATTTTTCAACAAAATCAAGAAAAGTAATTTTCTTTAGCAAAGCCATAAAATAAATATTATATTCTTTAACAACAAAAAACTTTTTTATGGAGAAAACACGGTAACAATGAACTCTCGTTTTTATAACTACAGAACACCAGTAAAAGCAATCTCTATGGCTATCGCGTATATGTATGGACTTGAGCTTAATGAATATATAAACGAGAGTGATAATTTGATGAACACAAATTCTTTTTATTACCACTTAAACCATCAACAATGGGACACATTACGCTTAAAAATTCCATATTAACGTAAGAAATTGATATGATAATCAAACTATTAAAAACGATCCCTTTGTTATTTGCGTCTAAGATTTTTGCTGAACACAATGACATCATTGTTAATTACGTCTTTGAAAACAGAAATGTGTGACAAAAGTATTTTCAAGAGGAAGAGCGCGACTGACGGCGGTTTCTTTGCGGAAGAACTAATTACAAAAGAGAAAATATCTGGCAGGAAGAATCGCTTTTTCCTATTGCAACGGATTAACTTCGGCGACAATTCCAAATTCGGTAACTTCTATCGGCGATTACGCTATGACGGCACGGGACAGGGCGCAAAAAAACTGAATTTTTTCTTGAAAATATTTTACCTGAATTATACCCTGAAAAATATTTCATCGTGCAGACGATTGGAATTAAATTATTTTACAAATAATAAAACCACTACTTACAGGGGAAATTGTGGACGAAAAAAATAATGACGTAAAACGAAAATATTCCAGAACGCTCGAAGCCGAGAAAAGTGCATTCTTAAGATTTTTTAATAGAACGGTCAGAAAAATAATTGTCTTAAATCAAGAAAACGTTAATAATATGCCTCACGGAAGAATGATAGTTTGCTGCACGCATAGAAGCCATCTTGATTATATAATACTCGGATTAAAAATTCCGGAATTCGGCGCGGATCAAATTCGTTTTGCGGCAGGCGACAATCTTACAAGAATACCGATGCTTGGAAAACTTTTTCGTTCGGTAGGCGCATTTTCCGTTTATAGAGGAAGATCGTCACAGAAAAGCTATATTACACGCCTTGCCGATCAAATAAAATTAATGGTCGCAAGCGGAGATTCGGTTATCGTTTTTCCGGAAGGCGGAAGGAGTTACAGCGGACGTATGCTTGACATCAAATCCGGAATTTTAGCCGCAGGAGTTTTGGCGCAAAAAGATGATGCGAAAAAATCCGTTTATTATCTCCCGCTTGCAATAAATTACACAAAAATACCGGATTTAAGAGCTTTTAGTTTACTTTTGACAGGGAGAAATCTGCGCGATAACAAAAAAAATGCATTTCTTAAATTTTCAGGAACGTTTATATATTATTTCGCAGACGTTTGGGTGTTTTTAACTTCGTGGATTTTTAATATTCGCACCGATGTAGTTTTAAACGTAGGAAAACCGACCGCATTGTCTGAAATCACCGACGTAGAAAACAAATTCAGCGCCGCCGCAAGATCGCCGATAGTAGCGAATCGTGATTCCATAAACGAATGTTCTCAATGGGTTGGAAAGCAGCTTAATCGATTGTTTCCTATTCTTCCTATAAATGCAATCGCATACTTACTTGATAATTTCGGAGTTGGCGGATGCAACGAAAAAAATCTTGAGAAAATTATAAAAGATTTAAAAGATTTGGGGCTTTATGTTAATCTGCTTGAAGCGGATTCAGCCAAAAATATTATTAAAGAC
Proteins encoded in this region:
- a CDS encoding 1-acyl-sn-glycerol-3-phosphate acyltransferase is translated as MDEKNNDVKRKYSRTLEAEKSAFLRFFNRTVRKIIVLNQENVNNMPHGRMIVCCTHRSHLDYIILGLKIPEFGADQIRFAAGDNLTRIPMLGKLFRSVGAFSVYRGRSSQKSYITRLADQIKLMVASGDSVIVFPEGGRSYSGRMLDIKSGILAAGVLAQKDDAKKSVYYLPLAINYTKIPDLRAFSLLLTGRNLRDNKKNAFLKFSGTFIYYFADVWVFLTSWIFNIRTDVVLNVGKPTALSEITDVENKFSAAARSPIVANRDSINECSQWVGKQLNRLFPILPINAIAYLLDNFGVGGCNEKNLEKIIKDLKDLGLYVNLLEADSAKNIIKDGIKALKENGVIRKYFRISIKRKKRLKYFADFINSYFNENGE
- a CDS encoding C10 family peptidase; amino-acid sequence: MQSNGKIFKIAAAICIAVVLAIPITTQAKPVELKDAQTMAQRFTESKRGQSTKANVQLKHTAKKQGQKPGGGSVSGNVAQSAPDDIASYYVFNINEDAGGGFVIVAGDDAVKPILGYCENGSYDENDLPPNFAYWMNYLQEQIVWAQEQNIPQSENIRQEWESYMAENVPVTTNAASAVSPLIQTKWDQTSPYNNMCPTDGGNRSVTGCVATAMAQIMKYYNHPLRGNGQSLSYTGTDGVFVPSVNFGATTYDWSNMQDTYTSSAADTPQNNAVATLMYHCGASVKMNYGFDASGAYSSDVPLALTTYFGYDKSIQRKQRQHYGDEEWEAMLTGQIDAGLPVYYNGEDTIYGGHAFILDGYDESGRFHFNWGWGGSQDGYFVTTMLNPNIYKFNQGHGIIIDIKPDEGGVAFGYEFALTGLSSNKNTAFHNDAFTVSISRLSNESVLGIFPGGQLNVALVDDSGNILALTATASKNIGSLPNGYVYSDLTFNCVAPNTIALGQYKLRIVTRPTGGDWKIVTVGNPNSIDFTIVCIDAQEPTISVQPLDTAVIVGENYALSVSASVTDGGTLSYQWFSNTSASNSGGAVIIDETDSCINVPADILGTYYYYVEVTNTNDYATVNKTVTTTSDAAAVTVNSAVPNVVWPVATTITYGNALSTSTLSGGSATGTGDVSILGVFAWDDGLITPTVTNTGYGVTFTPDDNKYLQVTKDDLAITVNKATPAYTETAPTNMSAIYGETLADVAELPSGWSWMIPATLVGAAGEQTHKAKFTPIDVANYNVVENIDVKVNVAKAIGATVTAPVFASKTYNSVTINEIVAPANGQVVNYAINTLNAAPADAVAWKTALTFTGLLPDKDYYIFARTAENANYKSGAVSSAIHVTTDADGANPIFKDKNPDRRSGIRLSSNIVSDKATIAIDLPNNERVSQMKAVFYDNTGNVVFEAEGRGGKIEWNLTNNAGRNAANGTYLAVIEARGNNGKTYKYSTKIGVRR
- a CDS encoding leucine-rich repeat protein; this encodes MKNKTNLLKILATITIALTTMFLTTAHAGTFTYTDINEAGTLFATLDDDGTLTISGDGEMDDWDSYDEQPWFYENEEIRKIVFTGNITHIGEEAFSNCANLSTVVIPQGVTTIGGWAFQYCEKLKSVTIGKDVETIGEWAFYDNPSLEELTVASGNTNFSVVNGALLTDDGKTLVQYTTAKPADNYTIPAGVEFIRNGAFAYCYGIGSLVIPDHVIKIGDFAFANCGNLATVSIGNGVEIIFGDAFADCGALTEINVSKDNAYYASSGGALFDGDMKKMLKYPEGKQGAYTIPAGVETIDLNVFANCMELTSIVIPSSVNFIGDWAFASCKNLSSVTVGSGVEIIGGSAFNGCTALKTITIPANVTFIFPDAFANCDALTEINVAAENNDYTSINGALFNKDKTTLIQYPTCKQGAYTEMPASVTTITNSAFSGCKGLTAITIGENVETIGHYAFFQCEKLASVNLPASVTEIGDCAFKGCESMAELVLGGGVEIIGEWAFAECKNITSVTIPASVTDIGEYTFFNCESMTQLVVGEGVETIGNSAFEGCASLTSANLPQGVTDIGDWAFAGCESLAYLTIPASVTDIGYMAFFNCASLASVKVSWGTVGDLPLIQDDAFRECRTETVWLDVPAGKEDMYAAADVWQGFYIEGKSAKPSGQCGDYLYYEYNPATATLTIEYTGADPNTQTGDMWDENDDSRFPNGTMPWVEDNYSDKIRTLDLQEGITYIGFDAFYHCTALTDVNIPQSVTRIGMWAFDQCHKLTSITIPAGVIEIGGNVFNGCSALTEINVAMENNKYASVDGALFNKDRTTLYMCPEGKQGAYAVPVGVLHIESFAFFNCDKLTSVSISADVKTIGIQAFFNCRALTEINVAMENNKYASVDGALFNKDKTTLVSYPGANREAYSVPTGVRVIEAFAFGTCASLTSLDLPEGIERIEEYAFYNANLTSVNLPESIEYIGRGVFDIRSLTSVTNHAAAPLKSPDLDEDAFGYLDLSLCTLYVPTGSVAAYKAAPLWEDFAVISAITYSVTYLLNGGVGGAPTQTPKAPGATFAAASLPAGVTAPSGKHFVGWNTKADGSGENYSADANVTMPASNLTLYAMWETDEDDTPIREFNKSDGRTGIRLLSNIVSDKAVITIDLPDNERVSQVKAVIYDNVGNVVFEKTERSSKVEWNLINFSGRYVANGMYMILVEAKSVSGKTYAYSAKLGVRK